In Oryza sativa Japonica Group chromosome 2, ASM3414082v1, the following are encoded in one genomic region:
- the LOC4330177 gene encoding uncharacterized protein: MVVAAAKSCLSFSMHGITCPVQGFLGVFHPCQSHLTWNAHMNSSKSSAPMPPLAMGEQLLALIASARDRERGHTALYITVARTLASSHCSSRREIDLPRHRRNGAPPAGPRAPRRLRRRAAATDAVAAGSQRAAVQYPAADAPVTDHASPCTAGADHPSSGSHHAASGTDHATPGAHHPAAVSPGDAPARSHHATPVAAVAASSGPRHPAAVSPGDAPARSRHPAPVPAPGASSRHASSPGDASAGAGARAHPVHRPDGRPHHGADRLPDQPQDARPHRGHTLAVALPHRHPDDRQLRRHDDRARGRRRRARGIGGRHLALSLRVVSLLLSFLLYHS; this comes from the exons ATGGTGGTGGCCGCCGCAAAGAGTTGCTTGTCCTTCTCGATGCACGGCATCACGTGCCCCGTCCAAGGTTTTCTTGGGGTCTTCCATCCCTGCCAGAGCCATCTTACATGGAACGCACATATGAACTCCTCCAAGTCGAGCGCTCCTATGCCGCCGTTAGCGATGGGGGAGCAG CTGCTCGCGCTTATCGCCAGCGCGCGCGATCGGGAGCGTGGTCACACCGCGCTATATATAACTGTGGCTCGCACACTCGCTTCCTCCCACTGCTCGAGTAGACGAGAGATCGACCTTCCCAGACACCGGCGAAATGGCGCTCCTCCCGCTGGTCCTCGcgctcctcgtcgcctccgccgccgcgcagcaGCCACCGACGCAGTCGCCGCCGGCTCCCAACGCGCCGCCGTCCAAtaccccgccgccgacgcccccgTCACCGACCACGCCTCCCCCTgcaccgccggcgccgaccaccCCTCCTCCGGCTCCCACCACGCCGCCTCCGGCACCGACCACGCCACCCCCGGCGcccaccaccccgccgccgtctcccccgGCGACGCCCCCGCCCGCTCCCACCACGCcacccccgtcgccgccgtcgcagcctcctccggcccccgccaccccgccgccgtctcccccgGCGACGCCCCCGCCCGCTCCCGCCACCCCGCCCCCGTCCCCGCCCCtggcgcctcctcccgccacgCCTCCTCCCCCGGCGACGCCTCCGCCGGCGCTGGCGCCCGCGCCCACCCCGTCCACCGCCCCGACGGTCGCCCccaccacggcgccgaccgTCTCCCCGATCAGCCCCAAGACGCCCGCCCCCACCGCGGCCACACCCTCGCCGTCGCTCTCCCCCACCGCCACCCCGACGACCGACAACTCCGGCGCCACGACgaccgcgcgcgcggccggcgtcgCCGCGCTCGTGGCATTGGCGGGCGCCATCTTGCTTTGAGCCTTCGAGTAGTGTCGCTGTTGCTTTCCTTCCTCCTGTACCACAGCTAG